In Phreatobacter cathodiphilus, the genomic window GAATGCCAGCGCCGCCGCACCGGCCTGCGCGTCGAGCGCGTCACCGCCGTCAAGGGCCGCGCCGTGCCGCGGGGCGAGGACACCGTCCTCGAACTCCTCGCCATCCATTTCGAGCCCGATGGCGGCGAATCCCCCGGCGGCACCATGGAACTCGTCTTCGCCGGCGGCGGCGCCATCCGCCTGTCGGTGGAATGCGTCGAGGCGGCCATGGACGATCTCGGTCCCATGTGGGCGGGCGTCGCCG contains:
- a CDS encoding DUF2948 family protein; its protein translation is MTATPLKLYAFDAEDLAVLSAHLQDAVLKASDIAYLARERRFALVCNRFDWSAAEAGECQRRRTGLRVERVTAVKGRAVPRGEDTVLELLAIHFEPDGGESPGGTMELVFAGGGAIRLSVECVEAAMDDLGPMWAGVAVPKHD